The Drosophila mauritiana strain mau12 chromosome 2R, ASM438214v1, whole genome shotgun sequence genome has a segment encoding these proteins:
- the LOC117136242 gene encoding FK506-binding protein 5 isoform X12 produces the protein MTFTRLKTLSLLVCALLALSFPGHVSGAGNNNNKKGSQPVAPPEPEAVIEEVNAKQLEKLLADKDYVAVFWYARSCVTCDKVLAELEKIDDDTDSFGVDFVKINDKRLAKQYGIKNFPALTYFREKEPIIYDGDLMDEEGVLDFLTSLEAMDLPDRIEEVNAKILQKIIEDTDFVAVLFCPDHETCPPRVMDKQQCRKCAKALQELENIDDEADQLGIGFVKIHDEALADEYNLGNLPALVYYRHQTPIIYEGELQREEDVLEWLVQNKSTGDEDDVIEDVTSKTLSTLISNIDNLVVLFYDHGNDDSMTVLEELEQIDDDCDKHGIQFVKIDDAKAAADYGIDSIPAIVYFEKEIPNVYDGDLMDEEQILKWLLGQLERDEIEDVTDEMLDTMIKEGRVIAVLFYDNNDKKSQKVLEELENIDDECDALGITFVKIDNPEEAVEYGINKVPKLIYFEKGIPTIYEGNLEDEEKLLKWLTDQTSSDQIEDITDEMLDLIIEKMPHVAVLFYDKDQKKSQKILAELENIDDECDQNDIAFVKIDDDKEAKEWGIDEIPSIVLFERGIPHIYEGDLMKEDELLGWLVHQKRYSEIPEVTDEMKDKLVENTEHLAVIFYDKDDKQDMRILNELENIDDELEKEGIVIVRIDNAAEAKEYGLDHLPALIYFENKIPALYEGDLMNEDEVLEWLLVQKKTATIEEVTDEILVTLINEHEYVVVFFTGPCEPGETCEHTLNALESIDDELDEAGIIFVTTEDTGIAKKYNVKTYPRLVFFRNRDPLHFTGDLDDEDEVLAWITDDETLEIPGKIEEVNVKMLDKILAENDHVVVFFYAEGDKKAQKILNELENIDDECEEKDIDFVKTSDDDIDKEYDLPGLPALAFYRHKFRTIYTGDLMKEEEILEWVIDLHESTADVIESVDRKTLQVLINDVEHLAVFFYDDECESCSDILEELENIDDDTDKHGIQFVKSNDVKLAHEIGIFAFPALVYYETGVPIMYDGNLKNENRVLQWLVNQKSNDDGDSNEKIVKLRYPKESDEDKRERLKRLQNSIRNERLRKKKLETDDDENGDNEDETGEKDTDRDDDDEDDNDDENGDDGDDEDDNNEDDEDDEEDDKNGNDEDDDDEDEDDNNEDEDEDDKDDNNGDDEDDEEDNNEDEDEDNDGDEDDNEDDKDEDDEEDNNDDDEEDNNNDDEDDEEDNDNDDEDDEEDNDDDDEDDEEDNNKDDEDDEEDNNEDDKDDEDGDDEDEDENDNEDNNGDDEDDEDGDDGDDGDEEDDDEEDGDDDNKKDNDDEDDDEDGDDPDKDDEDATGEDDNEDDEDEEEDIKSKPKYRHTAKGRTIHRLADLCSGRLIDEIGNT, from the exons ATGACTTTCACCCGCCTCAAGACTCTCTCGCTGCTCGTGTGTGCTCTGCTGGCCCTGAGTTTTCCCGGACATGTGAGTGGCgcaggcaacaacaacaacaagaaggGCTCGCAGCCAGTGGCGCCTCCGGAGCCGGAGGCCGTCATCGAGGAGGTCAATGCCAAGCAGCTGGAGAAGCTCCTGGCCGACAAGGATTACGTGGCCGTCTTCTGGT ATGCGCGAAGCTGCGTGACCTGTGATAAGGTTTTAGCGGAACTCGAGAAAATCGACGATGACACCGACTCCTTCGGTGTGGACTTCGTGAAAATCAACGACAAACGACTAGCCAAACAGTATGGCATCAAGAACTTCCCCGCCCTCACCTACTTCAG GGAGAAGGAGCCCATCATATACGATGGCGATCTCATGGACGAGGAAGGAGTGCTCGATTTCCTCACCTCCTTGGAGGCCATGGACTTGCCCGATCGCATCGAGGAGGTCAATGCCAAGATATTGCAGAAGATCATCGAGGACACCGACTTCGTAGCCGTTCTGTTCT GTCCAGATCATGAAACATGCCCGCCCCGGGTTATGG ACAAACAGCAATGCCGCAAGTGCGCCAAGGCCTTGCAGGAGCTGGAGAATATCGACGACGAGGCTGACCAGCTGGGCATCGGGTTTGTGAAGATACACGACGAGGCCTTGGCCGACGAATACAATCTAGGCAACCTGCCAGCCTTGGTCTATTACCGCCACCAGACTCCGATCATATACGAAG GTGAACTTCAGCGGGAGGAGGACGTCTTGGAATGGTTGGTGCAGAATAAGTCGACGGGCGATGAAGATGATGTGATCGAAGACGTCACTTCGAAGACTCTGTCGACGCTGATCAGCAATATCGACAACCTGGTTGTGCTGTTTT ATGATCATGGAAACGACGACTCGATGACCGTGTTGGAGGAGCTAGAGCAAATCGACGACGACTGCGACAAGCATGGCATTCAGTTTGTGAAAATCGACGATGCCAAGGCGGCAGCCGATTACGGAATCGATTCG ATTCCGGCCATTGTTTACTTTGAAAAAGAAATTCCAAATGTGTACGACGGCGATCTCATGGACGAGGAGCAGATTCTGAAATGGTTGTTGGGACAGTTGGAACGGGATGAGATCGAGGACGTCACCGACGAAATGCTCGACACAATGATCAAAGAAGGACGCGTCATTGCCGTGCTGTTCT ACGACAACAACGACAAGAAGTCCCAGAAAGTACTCGAGGAGCTGGAGAACATTGACGACGAGTGCGACGCATTGGGCATTACTTTCGTGAAGATCGACAATCCCGAGGAGGCCGTTGAATATGGCATCAATAAAGTTCCTAAACTGATATACTTTGAAAAAGGCATTCCAACTATTTACGAGGGCAATCTGGAGGACGAGGAGAAGCTTCTGAAATGGCTAACAGACCAAACGAGTTCCGATCAAATCGAGGACATCACCGACGAAATGTTGGACTTAATCATTGAGAAAATGCCCCACGTTGCTGTTCTTTTCT ACGACAAAGACCAAAAGAAATCACAGAAAATCCTCGCAGAGCTGGAAAACATCGACGATGAGTGCGATCAGAACGATATTGCCTTTGTCAAGATCGATGATGACAAGGAGGCCAAAGAATGGGGTATCGATGAGATACCATCGATTGTACTCTTTGAACGTGGAATTCCACACATCTACGAGGGTGATCTGATGAAAGAGGATGAGCTGCTTGGCTGGTTGGTGCACCAGAAGCGCTATTCCGAAATTCCCGAGGTCACCGATGAGATGAAGGACAAGTTGGTCGAGAACACCGAGCACTTGGCGGTTATATTCT ACGACAAGGACGATAAGCAGGATATGCGCATCCTGAACGAACTGGAGAACATTGATGACGAGCTGGAGAAGGAGGGAATCGTCATCGTCCGCATTGATAACGCCGCTGAGGCCAAGGAATACGGTCTCGATCACTTGCCCGCCCTCATCTACTTCGAGAACAAGATCCCGGCCCTCTACGAAGGCGATCTGATGAACGAGGATGAGGTGCTCGAGTGGCTTCTTGTCCAGAAAAAGACAGCTACTATCGAGGAGGTTACCGACGAGATCCTGGTCACTCTGATCAACGAACACGAATACGTCGTCGTCTTCTTCACGGGTCCCTGCGAGCCCGGAGAGACCTGTGAGCACACTCTGAACGCCCTGGAAAGCATCGACGATGAGTTGGATGAGGCTGGCATCATTTTTGTTACCACTGAGGATACCGGAATCGCCAAGAAATACAATGTCAAGACCTATCCACGCCTGGTGTTCTTCAGGAACCGTGATCCACTTCACTTCACCGGAGATCTggacgacgaggacgaggTGTTGGCCTGGATTACCGACGACGAGACCCTTGAAATTCCCGGAAAAATTGAGGAGGTCAATGTGAAGATGTTGGATAAGATCTTGGCTGAAAACGATCACGTTGTCGTATTCTTCT ATGCTGAGGGCGATAAGAAGGCCCAAAAGATCCTTAACGAGCTGGAGAACATCGATGACGAATGCGAGGAAAAAGACATTGACTTTGTAAAGACATCCGACGACGATATTGATAAGGAGTACGACCTGCCCGGTCTGCCGGCACTTGCATTTTATAGACATAAGTTTAGAACAATTTACACCG GTGACCTGATGAAGGAAGAGGAAATTCTCGAGTGGGTTATTGATTTGCACGAGTCCACAGCTGATGTCATCGAATCTGTCGATCGTAAGACCCTGCAAGTTCTGATCAACGATGTTGAGCACCTGGCTGTGTTCTTCT ATGACGATGAATGCGAATCGTGTTCCGACATCTTGGAGGAGTTGGAGAACATCGACGATGACACCGACAAGCACGGAATACAATTTGTCAAGTCAAATGATGTTAAGCTGGCTCATGAAATTGGCATTTTCGCATTTCCAGCTTTGGTCTACTACGAGACCGGCGTCCCGATTATGTATGATG GTAATCTCAAAAATGAAAACCGTGTGCTGCAGTGGTTAGTCAATCAAAAGA GCAATGATGACGGCGACAGTAATgaaaaaattgttaaattgcGCTATCCCAAAGAAAGCGATGAGGATAAAAGAGAAAGATTAAAGCGTCTGCAAAATTCGATTCGCAATGAGAGATTACgtaaaaaaaaactagaaactgatgatgatgaaaatGGGGATAACGAAGATGAAACAGGGGAGAAAGATACTGATAGggatgacgatgacgaggatgataatgatgatgaaaaTGGGGACGACGGGGATGACGAAGATGATAATAATgaggacgacgaggatgaCGAAGAAGATGATAAAAACGGGAACGACGAGGACGATGATGACGAAGATGAAGATGACAATAACGAagacgaggacgaggatgatAAAGACGATAATAATGGAGACGACGAGGATGACGAAGAGGACAATAATGAGGACGAAGATGAAGATAATGATGGGGACGAAGATGACAATGAGGACGACAAGGACGAGGATGACGAAGAAGATAATAATGATGACGACGAAGAAGACAATAATAacgacgacgaggacgacgaAGAAGACAATGATAATGACGACGAGGATGATGAAGAAgacaatgatgatgatgacgaggaTGACGAAGAAGATAATAATAAGGACGACGAAGATGACGAAGAGGATAATAATGAAGACGACAAGGACGATGAGGATGGCGACGATGAAGATGAGGACGAAAATGACAACGAAGACAATAACGGAGATGACGAGGATGATGAGGACGGGGATGACGGGGATGACGGGGACGAGGAGGACGATGACGAGGAGGACGGGGACGACGATAACAAAAAAGACAATGATGACGAGGATGATGACGAAGACGGGGACGACCCAGATAAGGATGACGAGGACGCAACAGGGGAGGACGATAATGAGGACGACGAAGATGAAGAAGAGGATATTAAAAGTAAACCAAAATATAGGCACACGGCCAAAGGTCGAACGATACACCGTCTTGCTGACCTTTGCTCAGGTCGGCTTATAGATGAAATAGGTAATACCTGA
- the LOC117136242 gene encoding uncharacterized protein LOC117136242 isoform X16, whose translation MTFTRLKTLSLLVCALLALSFPGHVSGAGNNNNKKGSQPVAPPEPEAVIEEVNAKQLEKLLADKDYVAVFWYARSCVTCDKVLAELEKIDDDTDSFGVDFVKINDKRLAKQYGIKNFPALTYFREKEPIIYDGDLMDEEGVLDFLTSLEAMDLPDRIEEVNAKILQKIIEDTDFVAVLFCPDHETCPPRVMDKQQCRKCAKALQELENIDDEADQLGIGFVKIHDEALADEYNLGNLPALVYYRHQTPIIYEGELQREEDVLEWLVQNKSTGDEDDVIEDVTSKTLSTLISNIDNLVVLFYDHGNDDSMTVLEELEQIDDDCDKHGIQFVKIDDAKAAADYGIDSIPAIVYFEKEIPNVYDGDLMDEEQILKWLLGQLERDEIEDVTDEMLDTMIKEGRVIAVLFYDNNDKKSQKVLEELENIDDECDALGITFVKIDNPEEAVEYGINKVPKLIYFEKGIPTIYEGNLEDEEKLLKWLTDQTSSDQIEDITDEMLDLIIEKMPHVAVLFYDKDQKKSQKILAELENIDDECDQNDIAFVKIDDDKEAKEWGIDEIPSIVLFERGIPHIYEGDLMKEDELLGWLVHQKRYSEIPEVTDEMKDKLVENTEHLAVIFYDKDDKQDMRILNELENIDDELEKEGIVIVRIDNAAEAKEYGLDHLPALIYFENKIPALYEGDLMNEDEVLEWLLVQKKTATIEEVTDEILVTLINEHEYVVVFFTGPCEPGETCEHTLNALESIDDELDEAGIIFVTTEDTGIAKKYNVKTYPRLVFFRNRDPLHFTGDLDDEDEVLAWITDDETLEIPGKIEEVNVKMLDKILAENDHVVVFFYAEGDKKAQKILNELENIDDECEEKDIDFVKTSDDDIDKEYDLPGLPALAFYRHKFRTIYTGDLMKEEEILEWVIDLHESTADVIESVDRKTLQVLINDVEHLAVFFYDDECESCSDILEELENIDDDTDKHGIQFVKSNDVKLAHEIGIFAFPALVYYETGVPIMYDGNLKNENRVLQWLVNQKNDECFYVGLGHDGHSAKRGNNFVPNDYKPFQCCPTKLEKSTKVPKMTAQRIGHSEGDQGKRPSGGNFQFAGQASSKSSTKPAATKKQAKPSKDTDDDDEDDEDKPLVKVSYANKRSGGSNKPQAGKKPVGKGQDNDDQSQEVEKVSKQKSAKKSGKLNVKSGINFFQNRLKNLYDIIFQDISLWE comes from the exons ATGACTTTCACCCGCCTCAAGACTCTCTCGCTGCTCGTGTGTGCTCTGCTGGCCCTGAGTTTTCCCGGACATGTGAGTGGCgcaggcaacaacaacaacaagaaggGCTCGCAGCCAGTGGCGCCTCCGGAGCCGGAGGCCGTCATCGAGGAGGTCAATGCCAAGCAGCTGGAGAAGCTCCTGGCCGACAAGGATTACGTGGCCGTCTTCTGGT ATGCGCGAAGCTGCGTGACCTGTGATAAGGTTTTAGCGGAACTCGAGAAAATCGACGATGACACCGACTCCTTCGGTGTGGACTTCGTGAAAATCAACGACAAACGACTAGCCAAACAGTATGGCATCAAGAACTTCCCCGCCCTCACCTACTTCAG GGAGAAGGAGCCCATCATATACGATGGCGATCTCATGGACGAGGAAGGAGTGCTCGATTTCCTCACCTCCTTGGAGGCCATGGACTTGCCCGATCGCATCGAGGAGGTCAATGCCAAGATATTGCAGAAGATCATCGAGGACACCGACTTCGTAGCCGTTCTGTTCT GTCCAGATCATGAAACATGCCCGCCCCGGGTTATGG ACAAACAGCAATGCCGCAAGTGCGCCAAGGCCTTGCAGGAGCTGGAGAATATCGACGACGAGGCTGACCAGCTGGGCATCGGGTTTGTGAAGATACACGACGAGGCCTTGGCCGACGAATACAATCTAGGCAACCTGCCAGCCTTGGTCTATTACCGCCACCAGACTCCGATCATATACGAAG GTGAACTTCAGCGGGAGGAGGACGTCTTGGAATGGTTGGTGCAGAATAAGTCGACGGGCGATGAAGATGATGTGATCGAAGACGTCACTTCGAAGACTCTGTCGACGCTGATCAGCAATATCGACAACCTGGTTGTGCTGTTTT ATGATCATGGAAACGACGACTCGATGACCGTGTTGGAGGAGCTAGAGCAAATCGACGACGACTGCGACAAGCATGGCATTCAGTTTGTGAAAATCGACGATGCCAAGGCGGCAGCCGATTACGGAATCGATTCG ATTCCGGCCATTGTTTACTTTGAAAAAGAAATTCCAAATGTGTACGACGGCGATCTCATGGACGAGGAGCAGATTCTGAAATGGTTGTTGGGACAGTTGGAACGGGATGAGATCGAGGACGTCACCGACGAAATGCTCGACACAATGATCAAAGAAGGACGCGTCATTGCCGTGCTGTTCT ACGACAACAACGACAAGAAGTCCCAGAAAGTACTCGAGGAGCTGGAGAACATTGACGACGAGTGCGACGCATTGGGCATTACTTTCGTGAAGATCGACAATCCCGAGGAGGCCGTTGAATATGGCATCAATAAAGTTCCTAAACTGATATACTTTGAAAAAGGCATTCCAACTATTTACGAGGGCAATCTGGAGGACGAGGAGAAGCTTCTGAAATGGCTAACAGACCAAACGAGTTCCGATCAAATCGAGGACATCACCGACGAAATGTTGGACTTAATCATTGAGAAAATGCCCCACGTTGCTGTTCTTTTCT ACGACAAAGACCAAAAGAAATCACAGAAAATCCTCGCAGAGCTGGAAAACATCGACGATGAGTGCGATCAGAACGATATTGCCTTTGTCAAGATCGATGATGACAAGGAGGCCAAAGAATGGGGTATCGATGAGATACCATCGATTGTACTCTTTGAACGTGGAATTCCACACATCTACGAGGGTGATCTGATGAAAGAGGATGAGCTGCTTGGCTGGTTGGTGCACCAGAAGCGCTATTCCGAAATTCCCGAGGTCACCGATGAGATGAAGGACAAGTTGGTCGAGAACACCGAGCACTTGGCGGTTATATTCT ACGACAAGGACGATAAGCAGGATATGCGCATCCTGAACGAACTGGAGAACATTGATGACGAGCTGGAGAAGGAGGGAATCGTCATCGTCCGCATTGATAACGCCGCTGAGGCCAAGGAATACGGTCTCGATCACTTGCCCGCCCTCATCTACTTCGAGAACAAGATCCCGGCCCTCTACGAAGGCGATCTGATGAACGAGGATGAGGTGCTCGAGTGGCTTCTTGTCCAGAAAAAGACAGCTACTATCGAGGAGGTTACCGACGAGATCCTGGTCACTCTGATCAACGAACACGAATACGTCGTCGTCTTCTTCACGGGTCCCTGCGAGCCCGGAGAGACCTGTGAGCACACTCTGAACGCCCTGGAAAGCATCGACGATGAGTTGGATGAGGCTGGCATCATTTTTGTTACCACTGAGGATACCGGAATCGCCAAGAAATACAATGTCAAGACCTATCCACGCCTGGTGTTCTTCAGGAACCGTGATCCACTTCACTTCACCGGAGATCTggacgacgaggacgaggTGTTGGCCTGGATTACCGACGACGAGACCCTTGAAATTCCCGGAAAAATTGAGGAGGTCAATGTGAAGATGTTGGATAAGATCTTGGCTGAAAACGATCACGTTGTCGTATTCTTCT ATGCTGAGGGCGATAAGAAGGCCCAAAAGATCCTTAACGAGCTGGAGAACATCGATGACGAATGCGAGGAAAAAGACATTGACTTTGTAAAGACATCCGACGACGATATTGATAAGGAGTACGACCTGCCCGGTCTGCCGGCACTTGCATTTTATAGACATAAGTTTAGAACAATTTACACCG GTGACCTGATGAAGGAAGAGGAAATTCTCGAGTGGGTTATTGATTTGCACGAGTCCACAGCTGATGTCATCGAATCTGTCGATCGTAAGACCCTGCAAGTTCTGATCAACGATGTTGAGCACCTGGCTGTGTTCTTCT ATGACGATGAATGCGAATCGTGTTCCGACATCTTGGAGGAGTTGGAGAACATCGACGATGACACCGACAAGCACGGAATACAATTTGTCAAGTCAAATGATGTTAAGCTGGCTCATGAAATTGGCATTTTCGCATTTCCAGCTTTGGTCTACTACGAGACCGGCGTCCCGATTATGTATGATG GTAATCTCAAAAATGAAAACCGTGTGCTGCAGTGGTTAGTCAATCAAAAGA ATGACGAATGTTTCTATGTTGGATTGGGTCATGACGGCCATTCAGCTAAGCGCGGCAACAATTTCGTGCCCAACGATTACAAACCATTCCAATGCTGTCCAACCAAATTGGAGAAGTCAACGAAAGTTCCTAAGATGACCGCCCAGCGGATCGGGCATAGCGAAGGCGACCAGGGCAAGCGTCCCAGCGGCGGCAACTTCCAGTTCGCCGGCCAGGCGTCCAGCAAATCGTCCACCAAGCCGGCGGCCACCAAGAAGCAGGCCAAGCCCTCCAAGGACACCgatgacgacgatgaggaCGACGAGGACAAGCCCCTGGTGAAGGTTTCCTATGCCAACAAGCGCTCGGGAGGAAGCAACAAGCCGCAGGCTGGCAAGAAGCCGGTAGGCAAGGGCCAGGACAACGACGACCAGTCccaggaggtggagaaggTATCCAAGCAGAAGTCGGCGAAGAAGTCCGGCAAGCTGAATGTCAAATCCG GCATTAATTTTTTCCAAAATCGACTAAAAAATTTGTATGATATCATTTTTCAGGATATCTCTCTGTGGGAGTAA